A single region of the Halorussus gelatinilyticus genome encodes:
- a CDS encoding DUF7344 domain-containing protein, whose amino-acid sequence MFDLLGNSRRRRVLRHLLDDRHITLTDLSARIAAWENDTPITDLTSRQRKQVYSSLYQTHIPRLSEHGLVEYDSEDRLVTLTADPERLRRFLEVESPERGRFSHQWSRYFLWTAVVGSAVIAGNWLGTAPTTHVTTESLYGLLTVAFMMLSISFVMAVEGPKLLRFGD is encoded by the coding sequence ATGTTCGACCTGCTGGGCAACTCCCGTCGGCGGCGAGTCCTCCGACACCTGTTGGACGACCGCCATATTACGCTGACCGACCTGAGCGCGCGCATCGCGGCGTGGGAGAACGACACTCCCATCACCGACTTGACCTCGCGCCAGCGAAAGCAGGTGTACTCGTCGCTCTATCAGACTCACATCCCGCGCCTGAGCGAACACGGATTGGTCGAGTACGACTCGGAGGACCGACTCGTCACGCTGACCGCCGACCCCGAACGACTCAGACGATTTCTCGAAGTCGAATCCCCCGAACGCGGCCGGTTCTCGCACCAGTGGAGTCGGTACTTCCTCTGGACTGCGGTCGTCGGAAGTGCGGTCATCGCGGGCAACTGGCTCGGCACCGCGCCGACGACGCACGTGACGACCGAGAGCCTCTACGGACTGCTCACGGTCGCGTTTATGATGCTCAGTATCTCGTTCGTGATGGCCGTCGAGGGGCCGAAGCTCCTGCGATTCGGGGACTGA
- a CDS encoding carbon-nitrogen family hydrolase, whose product MRVALAQLEIEGGAVEANRERAEDAIVEAAERGADLVALPEIFNVGYFAFDAYQRAAEPVEGPTLGRIANAAREHGIGVLAGSIVEDLAETESVETPADEGLANTSVLFDREGTRLAVYRKHHLFGYESAEAQMLVPGEALGIAEFEGATVGMTTCYDLRFPELYRDIAEAGADLVLVPSAWPYPRVEHWQLLPRARAVENQFFVATINGSGDFEDASLLGRSAVYDPWGTTLAGTNDDPDLVVADVDPTRVESVREEFPAWRDRRR is encoded by the coding sequence GTGAGAGTCGCACTCGCGCAGCTCGAGATCGAGGGCGGGGCCGTCGAAGCCAACCGCGAGCGCGCCGAGGACGCCATCGTCGAGGCCGCCGAGCGCGGCGCGGACCTCGTGGCGCTTCCCGAAATCTTCAACGTCGGCTACTTCGCGTTCGACGCCTACCAGCGCGCCGCCGAACCGGTCGAGGGACCGACGCTCGGACGCATCGCGAACGCGGCCCGCGAACACGGAATCGGCGTCCTCGCGGGGAGCATCGTGGAGGACCTCGCCGAGACCGAGAGCGTCGAGACGCCCGCCGACGAGGGACTGGCGAACACCTCGGTCCTGTTCGACCGCGAGGGGACGCGCCTCGCGGTCTACCGCAAGCACCACCTCTTCGGCTACGAGTCGGCGGAAGCCCAGATGCTCGTACCGGGCGAAGCGTTGGGAATCGCCGAGTTCGAGGGTGCCACGGTCGGGATGACGACCTGCTACGACCTCCGGTTCCCGGAACTGTACCGCGACATCGCCGAGGCGGGCGCTGACCTCGTGTTGGTGCCGAGCGCGTGGCCGTACCCTCGCGTCGAACACTGGCAGCTCCTGCCGCGGGCTCGCGCCGTCGAGAACCAGTTCTTCGTGGCGACCATCAACGGGTCGGGCGACTTCGAGGACGCCTCCCTGCTCGGACGTTCGGCGGTGTACGACCCGTGGGGCACGACGCTGGCCGGCACGAACGACGACCCGGACCTCGTCGTGGCCGACGTGGACCCGACTCGCGTCGAGTCGGTTCGCGAGGAGTTCCCGGCGTGGCGCGACCGGCGACGCTGA
- a CDS encoding CoxG family protein, with translation MTVRVERTFDLGVSPENVWEFIADPEKRASAISVVADYERTGETSSIWHIKLPIPFLDTTVPVRTEDVERDPPRYVKFVGRSSALRVTGEHEIQETETGSKLINRFTVEGKVPGVERFFKKNLDNELDNLEAALREEATA, from the coding sequence ATGACTGTCCGGGTAGAGCGGACCTTCGACCTCGGGGTTTCGCCGGAGAACGTGTGGGAGTTCATCGCGGACCCGGAGAAACGAGCGAGCGCTATCAGCGTCGTCGCCGACTACGAGCGAACCGGGGAGACGTCGTCTATCTGGCACATCAAGCTCCCGATTCCGTTTCTCGACACGACCGTCCCGGTTCGGACCGAGGACGTGGAGCGCGACCCGCCGCGCTACGTGAAGTTCGTCGGCCGGTCGTCGGCGCTCCGCGTGACCGGCGAACACGAGATTCAGGAGACCGAGACCGGGAGCAAACTGATTAACCGGTTCACGGTCGAGGGGAAGGTGCCCGGCGTCGAGCGCTTCTTCAAGAAGAATCTGGACAACGAACTCGACAACCTCGAAGCCGCGCTTCGGGAGGAGGCGACGGCGTGA
- a CDS encoding DUF7123 family protein, with product MTDYSDEERRILAYLRESVSKGERYFRSKNIAEHLGLSSKQVGVRLPELAEKSEEVDIEKWGRAKSTTWKVTLG from the coding sequence ATGACTGACTACAGCGACGAGGAACGGCGCATCCTCGCGTACCTCCGCGAGAGCGTCTCGAAAGGCGAGCGTTACTTCCGGTCGAAGAACATCGCCGAGCACCTGGGTCTCTCCTCGAAGCAGGTGGGCGTGCGACTGCCGGAACTCGCCGAGAAGAGCGAAGAGGTCGATATCGAGAAGTGGGGACGCGCGAAGTCCACGACGTGGAAGGTAACGCTGGGCTGA
- a CDS encoding DUF7525 family protein, whose translation MAEHETVASDKGIGLATLFTLLAVGSTVAMFLEPGSELAAWGFAGAVVAGVLAVAAVHLYW comes from the coding sequence ATGGCCGAACACGAGACTGTCGCCAGCGACAAAGGTATCGGACTCGCCACGCTGTTCACCCTGCTGGCGGTCGGATCGACGGTAGCGATGTTCCTGGAACCGGGTAGCGAACTCGCCGCGTGGGGCTTCGCGGGTGCCGTCGTCGCCGGGGTCCTCGCCGTCGCCGCGGTCCACCTCTACTGGTAG
- a CDS encoding LEA type 2 family protein — protein MLGTVKSALLGSKIRVLVTLLLALGVVVGGGLSLGVLGAPSVVGVHNSFGDVTEETTEIRTELVVRNPNPVGINLGGVSVSYDVTMNDVAMANGTKEGVSVGTGNSTVNVSTRMDNERIPAWWVSHVRNGEETALRVDATVRSSTLGRSFQAPPVERQISTDVISQFNSTEPRPIDADQPLVSDPVGYVNETSARWGEVTASETPIDMRFTVYNAKSLPMAVTEIGYTITMNNITVGNGSSETGHVIEGHSTETIETRTAIRNGKLDQWWVSHLENDQVTDLRIDFYAELELGGETFRVPLEDLTYRKTIETDIFGNKAESSGSTTGSEARTADDSKSGGETTAGDGSETTANDDSATTTDGDTATTTTANDGATGGETTTTDDGLLSLSVSGLR, from the coding sequence ATGCTCGGGACGGTCAAGTCGGCGTTACTCGGGAGTAAGATTCGTGTACTGGTCACGCTACTGTTGGCGCTCGGGGTCGTCGTCGGTGGCGGACTCTCGCTCGGCGTCCTCGGCGCGCCGAGCGTCGTCGGCGTCCACAACAGTTTCGGCGACGTGACCGAGGAGACGACCGAAATTCGGACCGAACTCGTCGTCCGGAACCCGAACCCCGTTGGTATCAATCTCGGCGGCGTGTCGGTGTCCTACGACGTGACGATGAACGACGTGGCCATGGCTAACGGGACGAAGGAGGGCGTCTCGGTCGGCACGGGCAACAGCACCGTGAACGTCAGCACGCGGATGGACAACGAGAGGATTCCCGCGTGGTGGGTCAGCCACGTCCGGAACGGCGAGGAGACGGCGCTCCGGGTGGACGCGACGGTTCGGTCCTCGACGCTCGGCCGGAGTTTTCAGGCCCCGCCGGTCGAACGTCAAATCTCGACCGACGTCATCTCGCAGTTCAACTCCACCGAACCGCGGCCCATCGACGCCGACCAACCGCTGGTCTCGGACCCCGTGGGCTACGTCAACGAGACCAGCGCGCGGTGGGGCGAGGTGACGGCCTCCGAGACGCCCATCGACATGCGGTTCACAGTCTACAACGCCAAGTCGCTCCCGATGGCTGTCACCGAAATCGGATACACCATCACGATGAACAACATCACGGTCGGCAACGGGTCGAGCGAGACGGGCCACGTCATCGAAGGCCACAGTACGGAAACCATCGAGACCCGGACGGCCATCCGGAACGGGAAACTCGACCAGTGGTGGGTCTCGCACCTCGAAAACGACCAAGTGACCGACCTCCGCATCGACTTCTACGCCGAGTTGGAACTCGGCGGCGAGACGTTCCGCGTGCCGCTGGAGGACCTAACCTACCGGAAGACCATCGAAACCGACATCTTCGGGAACAAAGCCGAGTCCAGCGGATCGACCACCGGCAGTGAAGCCAGAACTGCCGACGACTCGAAGTCGGGCGGAGAGACGACCGCGGGCGACGGTTCGGAAACAACCGCAAACGACGACTCGGCGACGACGACAGACGGTGACACCGCCACCACTACCACCGCGAACGACGGCGCGACCGGCGGCGAGACCACGACCACCGACGACGGTCTCCTCTCGCTTTCTGTGTCCGGACTCCGATAG
- a CDS encoding DUF7528 family protein, which translates to MSRGEAADLQDAVGDALTQRREFFRTAGVHREDGTYEVVRRGADSAGNSKVFEDFRELRRLFDRLPDEFSADDVGRTGITGSRRHMLVRHFAEHPSFDCTITRRNPLTAEKTAESASERPAGESEVVSAD; encoded by the coding sequence CTGTCCAGAGGCGAGGCCGCGGACCTGCAGGACGCGGTCGGCGACGCGCTGACCCAGCGCCGGGAGTTCTTCCGGACCGCTGGCGTCCACCGCGAGGACGGCACCTACGAGGTCGTCCGGCGCGGGGCCGACTCGGCGGGCAACTCGAAGGTGTTCGAGGATTTCCGCGAACTGCGCCGGCTGTTCGACCGACTGCCCGACGAGTTCTCGGCCGACGACGTGGGCCGGACGGGTATCACGGGGTCGCGTCGCCACATGCTGGTGCGCCACTTCGCGGAGCATCCCAGCTTCGACTGCACGATAACCCGGCGCAACCCGCTGACCGCCGAAAAGACCGCGGAATCGGCCTCCGAGCGACCTGCCGGCGAGAGCGAGGTGGTCAGCGCGGACTGA
- a CDS encoding phosphate uptake regulator PhoU, with protein METRKVQRLGPSTLAMTLPAEWAKENNVEKGDEVSLRMGGKGTLTVLPESAHTEESEAVIHAKNLDADAVERAIVAQYVLGRRVIHVESEETLDSAHINAVYKAETQLMGLGVVEETPDSIAIRCSVDPEDFSLDNLLERLENTGSTMRGEAVKALAHGNPDLAQRALNRERQANKIFVLLLRLIFTAYQNPTLARAVDLDSGFPLIGYRSIAKNLELIADNAEDIAEITLEAEGHTLDVDGQTMRRIREFTDQVDEITAKAVQAAVERDYDKTLEVRALFHEIGDRESEILSDLPEMDNDSLLAVREVLVSLQQTAQYAMRNAEIAANLALNEESEHTTIN; from the coding sequence ATGGAAACTCGCAAGGTGCAGCGACTGGGCCCCTCGACGCTGGCGATGACCCTGCCGGCGGAGTGGGCCAAGGAGAACAACGTCGAGAAGGGAGACGAGGTCTCGTTGCGGATGGGCGGGAAGGGGACGCTGACGGTCCTGCCGGAGTCGGCCCACACCGAGGAGTCCGAGGCGGTCATCCACGCGAAGAATCTGGACGCCGACGCCGTCGAGCGCGCCATCGTCGCCCAGTACGTCCTCGGTCGCCGGGTCATCCACGTCGAGAGCGAGGAGACCCTCGACAGCGCCCACATCAACGCGGTCTACAAGGCCGAGACGCAGCTGATGGGGTTGGGCGTGGTCGAGGAGACGCCCGACAGCATCGCCATCCGGTGTTCGGTGGACCCCGAGGACTTCAGCCTCGACAACCTGCTCGAACGACTGGAGAACACGGGTTCGACGATGCGCGGCGAGGCGGTCAAGGCCTTGGCGCACGGCAACCCCGACCTTGCACAGCGCGCCCTGAACCGCGAGCGACAGGCGAACAAGATATTCGTCCTCCTGCTTCGACTCATCTTCACCGCCTACCAGAACCCGACGCTCGCCCGCGCGGTCGATTTGGACTCCGGCTTTCCGCTCATCGGCTACCGCTCCATCGCCAAGAACCTCGAACTTATCGCGGACAACGCCGAGGACATCGCCGAAATCACCCTCGAAGCCGAGGGTCACACGCTCGACGTGGACGGCCAGACGATGCGCCGCATCCGGGAGTTCACCGACCAAGTGGACGAGATAACTGCGAAGGCGGTGCAGGCCGCCGTCGAGCGCGACTACGACAAGACGCTGGAGGTCCGCGCGCTGTTCCACGAAATCGGCGACCGCGAGAGCGAGATTCTGTCGGACCTGCCCGAGATGGACAACGACTCGCTGCTGGCGGTCCGCGAGGTGCTGGTCAGCCTCCAGCAGACCGCCCAGTACGCCATGCGGAACGCCGAAATCGCGGCGAACCTCGCGCTCAACGAGGAGAGCGAACACACGACCATCAACTGA
- a CDS encoding ATP-NAD kinase family protein produces MRTIGVVVNPIAGMGGRVGLKGTDGKVAEARERGAAPRAPDRAVAALRALAERARATDSEVEILTYGGEMGEHEAREAGLDPRVVGEPSGEETAAADTREAVRRFVAEEADLILFVGGDGTAVDVAETLDEADADVPILGVPAGVKVYSAVFAVTPEAAGRVAADFDRTERREVNDIDEAAYREGEVRAELKAVASVPVAEDLQSSKQVGGGTVESLAAGVAADARSDEGTTYVLGPGSTVGAVKAELGFEGSPLGVDVWRDGEVLAEDASADEILELLGDRNVVVVSPIGGQGFVFGRGNDQISPEVIHRSEVEVVASKDKLDGVGVLRVDTGDDEVDDDLRGWRKVRVGRFERRMMKVV; encoded by the coding sequence ATGCGAACCATCGGCGTCGTGGTCAACCCCATCGCGGGGATGGGCGGTCGAGTAGGGCTGAAAGGCACCGACGGGAAGGTAGCGGAGGCCCGCGAGCGCGGCGCGGCCCCGCGGGCACCCGACCGGGCGGTCGCGGCCCTGCGCGCGCTCGCCGAGCGCGCTCGCGCCACGGACTCGGAAGTCGAGATACTGACCTACGGCGGCGAGATGGGCGAGCACGAGGCCCGCGAGGCCGGACTCGACCCGCGGGTCGTGGGCGAACCGTCGGGCGAGGAGACCGCCGCCGCCGACACCCGCGAGGCGGTCCGGCGGTTCGTCGCGGAGGAGGCCGACTTGATTCTGTTCGTCGGCGGCGACGGGACCGCGGTGGACGTGGCCGAGACGCTGGACGAGGCGGACGCCGACGTTCCGATTCTCGGCGTCCCCGCGGGCGTCAAGGTCTACTCGGCCGTCTTCGCGGTGACGCCCGAGGCGGCGGGCCGGGTCGCCGCCGACTTCGACCGGACCGAGCGCCGCGAGGTCAACGACATCGACGAGGCGGCCTACCGCGAGGGAGAGGTCCGCGCCGAGTTGAAGGCCGTCGCTTCGGTGCCCGTCGCCGAGGACCTCCAGTCGAGCAAGCAGGTCGGGGGCGGCACCGTCGAGAGCCTCGCGGCCGGGGTCGCCGCGGACGCCCGGAGCGACGAGGGGACAACCTACGTCCTCGGGCCGGGAAGCACGGTCGGGGCGGTGAAGGCGGAGTTGGGCTTCGAGGGGTCGCCCCTCGGCGTGGACGTGTGGCGGGACGGCGAGGTGCTGGCCGAAGACGCGAGCGCCGACGAGATTCTGGAACTGCTGGGCGACCGGAACGTCGTCGTGGTCTCGCCCATCGGCGGGCAGGGGTTCGTCTTCGGTCGGGGCAACGACCAGATTTCGCCCGAGGTGATCCACCGCTCGGAGGTCGAGGTCGTCGCTTCCAAGGACAAATTGGACGGCGTGGGCGTCCTCCGGGTCGATACGGGCGACGACGAGGTGGACGACGACTTGCGAGGCTGGCGGAAGGTCCGCGTCGGCCGGTTCGAGCGCCGGATGATGAAGGTAGTCTGA
- a CDS encoding competence/damage-inducible protein A gives MQVALVTVGDELLAGDTVNTNAAWLGERLAERGASVERVVVVPDRVADIARVVNELRADYDAVVVTGGLGPTHDDLTIEGVAAAVGVPVEEHPDAVAWITDHTDYERADLVEGTTHLPKGSRMLPNEAGVAPGCVVEGIYVLPGVPEEMKAMFESVADEFAGETRHAVVVEADEPESALVERFAELREKFDVTVGSYPGDHVRVKLQSTDEEELDRAATWLRERVEGVQR, from the coding sequence ATGCAGGTAGCCCTCGTCACCGTCGGCGACGAACTGCTGGCGGGCGACACCGTGAACACCAACGCCGCGTGGCTCGGCGAGCGACTCGCCGAACGCGGCGCGAGCGTCGAACGCGTGGTCGTGGTCCCCGACCGGGTGGCCGACATCGCGCGCGTCGTCAACGAGTTGCGCGCCGACTACGACGCCGTCGTCGTCACGGGCGGTCTCGGGCCGACCCACGACGACCTGACGATAGAGGGCGTCGCGGCCGCCGTCGGCGTTCCCGTCGAGGAACATCCCGACGCCGTGGCGTGGATTACCGACCACACCGACTACGAGCGCGCCGACCTCGTGGAGGGGACGACCCACCTCCCGAAGGGTTCGCGGATGCTCCCGAACGAGGCGGGCGTCGCGCCCGGTTGCGTCGTCGAGGGCATCTACGTCCTGCCGGGCGTCCCCGAGGAGATGAAGGCGATGTTCGAGTCGGTCGCCGACGAGTTCGCGGGCGAGACGCGCCACGCCGTCGTCGTGGAGGCCGACGAACCCGAGAGCGCGCTGGTCGAGCGGTTCGCAGAGCTACGCGAGAAGTTCGACGTGACCGTCGGGAGTTACCCCGGCGACCACGTACGCGTCAAGCTACAGAGTACCGACGAGGAGGAACTCGACCGCGCGGCGACGTGGCTCCGCGAACGCGTCGAGGGCGTTCAGCGGTAG
- a CDS encoding DUF5803 family protein, with amino-acid sequence MNRRLLLAAATLALLAATAGCAGVFGTDQFSEKRLSGDANATYEWNTTADVTLNVTSGQYRAIYDFSNRSQLKIYQRESLGEEAPVRVKTVRFRYPNGTVVTLNQSQVRRTDSRTVFVLPSREGKLAYTAPHRGKSFSTPTYVEGSYEVVLPAGMRVGTPILSQVRPNADTKDQVAGRVHLHWAEVTSNNVTVRYYLARDLLIFGGIIGAGVVIALLGLAYFRLQIRQLERQREEMGLNVDTDGDEFDQGPPPGMG; translated from the coding sequence ATGAATCGGCGACTGCTACTCGCGGCCGCGACGCTGGCGCTCCTCGCGGCGACCGCCGGGTGCGCCGGCGTCTTCGGCACCGACCAGTTCAGCGAGAAGCGCCTCTCGGGCGACGCCAACGCGACCTACGAGTGGAACACCACCGCTGACGTGACGCTCAACGTCACCAGCGGGCAGTATCGGGCCATCTACGACTTCTCGAACCGGTCGCAACTCAAGATATACCAGCGCGAGTCGTTGGGCGAGGAGGCCCCGGTGCGGGTCAAGACCGTCCGGTTCCGTTACCCGAACGGCACCGTCGTCACGCTGAACCAGTCACAGGTCCGACGCACCGACTCCCGGACCGTCTTCGTGCTCCCCTCCCGCGAGGGCAAACTCGCCTACACCGCGCCCCACCGCGGCAAGTCGTTCAGCACGCCGACCTACGTCGAAGGCTCCTACGAGGTCGTCCTGCCCGCGGGGATGCGCGTCGGCACGCCGATTCTGAGTCAGGTCAGGCCGAACGCCGACACGAAAGACCAGGTCGCCGGGCGCGTCCACCTCCACTGGGCCGAAGTGACGTCGAACAACGTCACCGTCCGGTACTATCTGGCGCGTGACCTGCTCATCTTCGGCGGCATCATCGGCGCGGGCGTCGTCATCGCGTTGTTGGGGTTGGCCTACTTCCGACTCCAGATTCGCCAACTCGAGCGCCAGCGCGAGGAGATGGGCCTGAACGTCGATACCGACGGCGACGAGTTCGACCAAGGGCCGCCGCCGGGGATGGGGTAG
- a CDS encoding DUF2110 family protein, whose product MVVLATKVYVEGDARERSLDALRSLVANEIEDLDVEYTVGVRHDDFAVVTIEGDDEVVARNLLREAYGEVTPDFEPGETYVGTLEGWDDEGFVLDAGEEVRVPADELGLGQGSPVQIVERFGLVQHTPMKFVYGGDAGGDGDDSESDTDGETNAHRLADEERDRLYDWTRGAGRVNVNSATRGEVRATVNRAGHARDIVTVERLGLLEQSIVCKDETDPPGLLAAIGSYLPAEIRCVIP is encoded by the coding sequence ATGGTCGTACTCGCCACCAAGGTGTACGTCGAGGGCGACGCCCGCGAGCGCTCGCTCGACGCGCTCCGGTCGCTGGTCGCCAACGAAATCGAGGACTTGGACGTGGAGTACACCGTGGGCGTGCGCCACGACGACTTCGCGGTCGTCACCATCGAGGGCGACGACGAAGTGGTCGCGCGAAACCTCCTCCGGGAGGCCTACGGCGAGGTCACGCCGGACTTCGAGCCGGGCGAGACCTACGTCGGCACGCTCGAAGGGTGGGACGACGAGGGGTTCGTCCTCGACGCCGGCGAAGAGGTTCGCGTGCCCGCCGACGAACTCGGACTCGGGCAGGGGTCGCCGGTCCAGATCGTCGAGCGGTTCGGTCTCGTCCAGCACACGCCCATGAAGTTCGTCTACGGGGGCGACGCGGGCGGCGACGGAGACGATTCGGAGTCGGACACCGACGGCGAGACGAACGCTCACCGCCTCGCCGACGAGGAGCGTGACCGCCTCTACGACTGGACGCGCGGTGCCGGCCGGGTCAACGTCAACAGCGCGACCCGCGGTGAGGTCCGCGCGACGGTCAACCGGGCGGGCCACGCCCGCGACATCGTCACCGTCGAACGCCTCGGTCTGCTGGAACAGAGCATCGTCTGTAAAGACGAGACCGACCCGCCGGGGCTACTGGCGGCCATCGGGAGCTATCTTCCCGCGGAGATTCGCTGCGTCATTCCCTGA